From one Trifolium pratense cultivar HEN17-A07 linkage group LG1, ARS_RC_1.1, whole genome shotgun sequence genomic stretch:
- the LOC123922797 gene encoding uncharacterized protein LOC123922797 has product MDSNSKTSKIHNPFGSILRSLFFKALLLASAISILSLLYSLPNIDFGSIAPKTYHHDCVVDDSNNLTFTPGSYLFQSRILNTFWGSFDSLNCKKEINLVSSVVKKLMGQRLLLNSEAESLCIGEYSDIAVSTMQKLGFSNVINQRFISFNKKNFDQYREFSFDFVLAKDLVKVSVPALLVFEVERVLKPNGTGALLLEFDSDGVYSNNNNNINMIRIASQISSLLRFSTIVHAGVVNNHGLVVFKKKSISESVIESENKSSSLYHDDLPEDCKSVNFTKPLIKLMEPLVKERSYEKKTTYLPKFKDVSSGKKNLVYVNIGGEYDWFPESYPIDKEDFNVYFLHYNFSIMLSHVKGPRVTFVYHPELNENLKANVADTEHMDHYLGEDEEFDLVAWFKETVEDADFVVLMMNAGKVEMKFLKDIYENGVICFVDELFLNCSESGDGDSCMDIYNGLRSNGVFVHQWWNNELHQGSHQGE; this is encoded by the coding sequence ATGGATTCCAAttcaaaaacctctaaaattCACAACCCTTTTGGTTCAATACTAAGAAGTTTGTTTTTCAAAGCATTACTTCTTGCTTCTGCTATTTCCATACTTTCTCTACTTTACTCACTACCCAACATCGATTTTGGATCCATAGCTCCCAAAACCTATCATCATGATTGTGTTGTTGATGATTCAAACAACCTCACTTTCACACCAGGTTCTTACTTATTCCAGAGTAGGATCTTAAACACTTTTTGGGGTTCTTTTGATTCATTAAATTGCAAAAAAGAAATCAACTTGGTATCAAGTgttgttaaaaaattaatggGTCAGCGACTATTGTTGAATTCTGAAGCAGAATCTCTCTGTATCGGTGAGTATTCAGACATAGCTGTTTCCACAATGCAGAAACTTGGTTTCTCCAATGTCATTAACCAACGTTTTATATCATTCAATAAGAAGAATTTTGATCAATACCGCGAATTTTCATTCGATTTTGTTTTGGCGAAGGATTTGGTGAAAGTTTCTGTCCCAGCATTGCTTGTTTTTGAAGTTGAACGTGTTCTTAAACCGAACGGAACCGGTGCTTTGCTTTTGGAATTTGACAGTGACGGTGTTTAttccaacaataacaataatattaacATGATAAGAATTGCTTCACAGATTTCTTCGTTGTTGAGATTTTCAACTATTGTTCATGCTGGTGTTGTCAATAATCATGGCCTTGTTGTTTTCAAGAAAAAATCAATCTCAGAATCAGTAATTGAAAGTGAAAACAAAAGCTCTTCACTCTATCATGATGATCTTCCAGAAGATTGCAAAAGTGTTAACTTTACTAAGCCTTTGATTAAGCTAATGGAGCCGCTTGTGAAGGAAAGATCATATGAGAAAAAAACCACTTATTTGCCAAAGTTTAAGGATGTTTCTTCTGGCAAGAAGAATTTGGTTTATGTTAATATTGGTGGAGAGTATGATTGGTTTCCAGAATCTTATCCAATTGATAAGGAAGATTTCAatgtttattttcttcattACAACTTTTCTATTATGTTGTCACACGTGAAAGGACCGCGTGTTACATTTGTTTATCATCCAGAATTGAATGAAAATTTAAAGGCTAATGTCGCGGATACAGAACATATGGATCATTATTTGGGGGAAGATGAAGagtttgatttggttgcttGGTTTAAAGAAACTGTGGAGGATGCTGATTTTGTTGTGCTTATGATGAATGCTGGGAAAGTTGAAATGAAGTTTCTTAAGGATATATATGAAAATGGGGTTATATGTTTTGTTGATGAGTTGTTTCTCAATTGCTCAGAAAGTGGAGATGGTGACAGCTGCATGGATATTTACAATGGTCTTAGAAGCAATGGTGTCTTTGTTCATCAATGGTGGAATAATGAATTGCATCAAGGGTCTCATCAGGGTGAATGA